The nucleotide window TGCCAGTTTAAATTCTGACTTGAGATTACTTGAGAGTACCTAATACCATCATGAACATTTTAGGTTTAGACTTAATTAATCATAGTCTATCAAAGCTAAGTGTAACTATATCACCAAGTAAAGTAAGGTAGTAGGGTGTTTACTGGAACTTCTTCCCAAAAGTTAAACTTGATGGGAACTGTTCTAGGCCTAATCTCCTCCTCAACAATTGACATAAATTTCTTGCTCCCCTTACTGTTCAGCATAACCTCCTCTTCAACTACAACCGGAGCTTCATGACCCAAAAGTAACTTCTTCACAGCTTTGCTGGTCTCAACGTCAAAAACCTTTAAAGTTCTTTCATTTTGCTGGGAATAGCTGCCTTGTCCAGAACCATTATCATTAAACGTTGTCACTGGTTTAGGTGAATCATCCGGCAAATCTTTCCCATAAATCCTTGATTCTAACTTCCTAAATCTTTCCTCCCACATGGCTCTTTCCCTCTCAATATGTTGTTCCTTCTCCTGCTCCTGCCTCCACTCAGCTTTTTCGCTCGCAATGATACTTTCTTTCTCCTCTGCTAATGTCCTCTTCACACTTGCCCTCACAGTTTCTTCTACACTACCCTTTCGGCGTTTTGGTAGATTAAAGTATGTAGCCGGCTTGACAAAGCTACCAACACCTCGTACCTTGCCAGGAGCCTCATGGTTCCCCAAAGCCAAAGTGAGAACATCAATTTAGAACTTAAAATTTTGGAAGCAGCCTGCATTACTGCTAGCCCTTTGAAGTTGCCAGCCTTGTCTTGTCGTGCCTTTACCCACATTATAGCACGATCCAAATCTTCAATAAGTATTGTTTCAGCCTATATGAAAAGAATGTAAATTCATCATTCCATCATGCTAAACCCAATGCTTTCAAATATAAGGTACATTAAATTTCACACGAATACTAATAAGTTCTTCTTGTAAATTAGTGTATCCTTTGCACGCCATTCTATGAGGCTACTTATTCTCTTCCTCTTGTTTATTTGGTTATCGCACAATTCCTACAAGACCATATGCAATAACATATACTATATTATAGGTTTGGATTGAATGAACCAAGAATGCAATAGCATTATCAACTTTGACTAAGAGCCAAGATAGTTGACAAACTTGAAATGCTGCTAAAGTCCTATCAGCAACAAAGATATCCCAATCATCCTTGTCAATGGATCAATAATCATCTGGTGGAAACTCCAACATTTCAGGGGTTTCCAAATAAGGCATAATGCACCAGTTGGTTAATTTGCTCTTGAACTCTCTTCATTTATTTGCGGCTGATGTAATAACCAGTTTCTTCCATACTTTATGCACCACGAAGGCGTCCTacattgaaaataaaaatatcatatcATACTTATACTGTGAGCCCCTaaaaattttagttaatttcttaAAGTAATTTCTTGCCAATATGATTTTCGCAAGGTGAAGAAATCGATTTTAGAGGTTTTTTTGGTAtcgagaccacctattgggccttatgatttaagttttggccgagattctttcatttgggcctagaaggttaccGAAGTTTAGTGAGGCGACCGTTTGTTGAAGTTTCGAATACGTTAAATTgagttgtaacaaagttttagatttttaatttttacgagatcgagttttgggcctaggacgaagttaagaaataatttaggaagtttccgacgaaaaacgaataaaagaaaagttacgagtTCAAAACCGAAAGCATTTTGTTAGAGGAGTTTTATAATTCGGCGCGAAAGGGTAAAATCATCAATGCACACGGGTTATAAACTTGAGGAAACCTAGCACTCCcctcatttttctctctccctcaaccgtactcttctctctctctctctctctctctctctctctctctctctctctctctctctctctctctctcactctctccccgAACACTTTTTTCCTCTCACTCTCTCTGCCATCACTAGAAAACACAATCTCCGACCACCACCTCTCAAAACCGCCACCACCAATCGATCCAGCACCCAAATCTGACCTCAGCCCGAGCCTCACCACTGGCATGCACCGTCTCCAGCTACCGCATGCAACCACCATAGTTTCCCCCACCATGCCTAGCCGGAAAGGCTACTTCTGATCACTTTCTCCATTCATTGCCACCACAAATTGATTCAGAACAAGCCACTCACTCAAACCCCGAAGCCTTGCAACGATGGATGCCGGAAGACTACCGCACACACTGTCACTGGAGTTATTGCCTCTGCATGTCTTCAATCTTTAACCTCCAGTTAGGTACGAGCTACAACACTACCATAGATGGAACCACCACTTCGCAATCCGCCAAAACCCCTAGTTTTGACATATGACTCTGACCAGATTAGTCGCACACGCCAGTTATAGCGCGTGGACCACCGTAGCTCCGTCTCTCACAGTCGCCGGAATCGTCAGGACTTCTCGATTAGGTAATTTCCATGATTTCCCCTTTAGCTGGAGCTTCTGGTGTGAATAGAGTAAACCCTGATTttgtgttgtttgatttggattaTGTGAGGTTTTGTGGAGTCTGCAAATTTGGGATTTCTGGAGAGAAGAAGCTCCTGGGTCAGTTTCGATTGAAATGGGAAATGGGTGCGATACAAGGTGAAGGGTGTGGTCACGGCATAACTGAAAATGGGTAAGGAATGCAGGCCTTTGAGTTATGAGT belongs to Rosa chinensis cultivar Old Blush chromosome 4, RchiOBHm-V2, whole genome shotgun sequence and includes:
- the LOC121052644 gene encoding uncharacterized protein LOC121052644 codes for the protein MWEERFRKLESRIYGKDLPDDSPKPVTTFNDNGSGQGSYSQQNERTLKVFDVETSKAVKKLLLGHEAPVVVEEEVMLNSKGSKKFMSIVEEEIRPRTVPIKFNFWEEVPVLSSNLKSEFKLAIDSLDNIVAFGTIIQVDVEGTQ